The Streptomyces sp. Je 1-332 genome has a window encoding:
- a CDS encoding MFS transporter: MTTPAVSTPRIPEAVHRRRWAILGALMLSLLIVVLDNSILNVAIKTISTPEPTGLGATQGDLEWAINSYTLVFAGLLFTAGLLGDRLGRKKMLIAGLAVFGIGSALAAESGSPVQLIMFRAVMGLGAAFVMPATLAILMNVFEREEQPKAIGIWAGGVGLAIAIGPITGGVLLDHFWWGSVFLVNVPIVIVAIGLMIWLVPESRDPKPGRIDLVGVGLSIVGLVLLVYGIIKGGQLADFTDPAVLGTVLAGLAVLVGFVLYEKRSDHPSIDISYFRNRVFSAAISSLALVFFALMGVTFFAVFYTQSVRGYSPLETGLLMLPLAAAQLIFAPRARLVVDRFGVRAVCGGGLLLLAAMLAAFTTLEADTPIWILEVMFFLMGTGMAHIMTPASVVIMQALPREKAGSASALSNTFRQVGGALGIAVLGSVLSAAYRSGVEDKLTLLPADVRHTAGESIEATLGVAAKLGPRGEPLVTAAHDSFLHAMHITALCGAGVALIGFVVVALFLPGRPPQEPEAEQPKADPVGAGR; the protein is encoded by the coding sequence ATGACTACTCCCGCCGTCTCCACCCCACGCATACCGGAAGCCGTCCACCGGCGCCGGTGGGCGATCCTCGGCGCCCTGATGCTGAGCCTGCTCATCGTGGTGCTCGACAACTCGATCCTGAACGTCGCCATCAAGACGATCTCGACCCCGGAGCCCACGGGCCTCGGCGCCACCCAGGGCGACCTGGAGTGGGCCATCAACTCCTACACCCTGGTCTTCGCGGGGCTCCTCTTCACGGCGGGCCTGCTCGGCGACCGGCTCGGCCGCAAGAAGATGCTGATCGCGGGCCTCGCCGTCTTCGGCATCGGCTCCGCGCTCGCCGCGGAGTCCGGCTCACCCGTCCAACTCATCATGTTCCGCGCGGTGATGGGCCTCGGCGCCGCCTTCGTGATGCCCGCCACCCTCGCCATCCTGATGAACGTCTTCGAGCGCGAGGAACAGCCCAAGGCCATCGGCATCTGGGCGGGCGGTGTCGGCCTCGCCATCGCGATCGGACCCATCACCGGCGGCGTGCTCCTCGACCACTTCTGGTGGGGCTCGGTCTTCCTGGTGAACGTGCCGATCGTGATCGTCGCGATCGGCCTGATGATCTGGCTCGTGCCCGAGTCGCGCGACCCGAAGCCCGGCCGCATCGACCTGGTGGGCGTGGGCCTGTCCATCGTCGGTCTCGTCCTGCTCGTCTACGGCATCATCAAGGGCGGCCAGCTCGCCGACTTCACCGACCCGGCCGTCCTCGGGACCGTCCTCGCGGGCCTCGCCGTACTCGTCGGCTTCGTGCTGTACGAGAAGCGCAGCGACCACCCGTCCATCGACATCTCGTACTTCAGGAACCGGGTCTTCTCGGCGGCGATCAGCTCCCTCGCGCTCGTCTTCTTCGCGCTGATGGGCGTGACGTTCTTCGCCGTCTTCTACACCCAGAGCGTGCGCGGCTACTCGCCGCTGGAGACCGGCCTGCTGATGCTGCCGCTCGCCGCCGCCCAGCTCATCTTCGCGCCGCGCGCCCGCCTCGTCGTCGACCGCTTCGGCGTCCGCGCCGTGTGCGGGGGCGGACTGCTGCTCCTGGCCGCGATGCTCGCCGCCTTCACGACCCTGGAGGCCGATACGCCGATCTGGATCCTGGAGGTCATGTTCTTCCTGATGGGCACCGGCATGGCGCACATCATGACTCCCGCGAGCGTCGTCATCATGCAGGCGCTGCCCCGCGAGAAGGCGGGCTCCGCCTCCGCCCTGAGCAACACCTTCCGGCAGGTCGGCGGCGCCCTCGGCATCGCGGTGCTCGGCTCCGTCCTCTCCGCGGCCTACCGCAGCGGCGTCGAGGACAAGCTCACCCTGCTGCCCGCCGACGTACGGCACACCGCGGGCGAGTCCATCGAGGCCACCCTCGGCGTCGCCGCCAAGCTCGGCCCGCGCGGCGAGCCCCTGGTCACCGCGGCCCACGACTCCTTCCTGCACGCCATGCACATCACGGCGCTCTGCGGCGCGGGCGTCGCCCTGATCGGCTTCGTGGTCGTCGCCCTGTTCCTGCCGGGCCGCCCACCCCAGGAGCCGGAGGCCGAGCAGCCGAAGGCCGACCCCGTGGGCGCGGGGCGCTGA
- a CDS encoding multicopper oxidase family protein, producing MRTQPLRTPSRRALLGAATAVAGSGILTACAGSDSDSSSSGHGSGHGSGSEPKAGPEGYIDPAGEEVAAAEKKRAGGGSLRAVKLMAMTATLDLGGRTVKTWAYGDRLPGKEVRVTAGDTLALTLANHLPQATSLHWHGLALRNDMDGVPGLTQKGIKPGADFTYRFAVPHPGTYWFHPHSGTQQDRGLYAPLIVDDPKEPLKYDKEWVVVLDDWVDGVDGSTPDSVLAELSKGMGGHDMSGDEGETSGEGKDSGEGGMDHGGHDMSNMSLRTAVSPKPSPASPGSPGSPASPGSPGPSRMMMGAKSDLLGGDAGDVAYPHYLINGRTADAPSSFKARPGDRIRLRIINAGGDTAFRVALGGHEMTVTHTDGFPVEHAKTDALLLGMGERYDVLVTAKDGAFPLTAAAEGKKATALAALRTGGGAAPSPSTRPRELKGRLLTADKLRAARSVALPSRKPDRTIRIQLTGGMAKYDWAFDKKPYSPDRRHPVRAGERVRLVFANSTTMWHPIHLHGHTFTLANTPDGPRKDTAILLPNGTLAVDFDADNPGLWMIHCHNVYHSEAGMMTVLGYRN from the coding sequence ATGCGCACTCAACCCCTGCGCACCCCTTCGCGCCGCGCGCTGCTCGGCGCCGCGACCGCCGTCGCCGGTTCGGGAATCCTGACGGCCTGTGCCGGCTCCGACTCCGACTCCAGCTCCTCCGGCCACGGCAGCGGCCACGGCAGCGGCTCAGAACCCAAGGCCGGCCCCGAGGGCTATATCGACCCCGCCGGCGAGGAAGTCGCCGCCGCGGAGAAGAAGCGAGCCGGCGGCGGCTCGCTCCGCGCGGTGAAGCTCATGGCCATGACGGCCACGCTCGACCTCGGCGGCCGCACGGTCAAGACCTGGGCGTACGGCGATCGGCTCCCCGGAAAGGAAGTCCGCGTCACCGCGGGCGACACCCTCGCCCTCACGCTCGCCAACCACCTCCCCCAGGCCACGTCCCTGCACTGGCACGGCCTCGCCCTGCGCAACGACATGGACGGCGTCCCCGGCCTCACCCAGAAGGGCATCAAGCCGGGCGCCGACTTCACCTACCGCTTCGCGGTGCCGCACCCGGGGACGTACTGGTTCCATCCCCACTCGGGCACCCAGCAGGACCGCGGTCTGTACGCCCCACTGATCGTCGACGACCCCAAGGAGCCCTTGAAGTACGACAAGGAGTGGGTTGTCGTCCTGGACGACTGGGTCGACGGGGTGGACGGCTCCACGCCGGACTCCGTGCTCGCCGAGCTCAGCAAGGGCATGGGCGGCCACGACATGAGCGGCGACGAGGGAGAGACCTCGGGCGAGGGAAAGGACTCGGGCGAGGGCGGCATGGATCACGGCGGCCACGACATGTCGAACATGTCGCTGCGGACAGCCGTGTCCCCGAAGCCCTCCCCGGCCTCCCCGGGCTCCCCGGGCTCCCCGGCCTCCCCGGGCTCCCCGGGCCCCTCCCGCATGATGATGGGCGCCAAGAGCGACCTGCTGGGCGGCGACGCGGGCGACGTGGCCTACCCGCACTATCTGATCAACGGCCGCACCGCGGACGCCCCTTCCTCCTTCAAGGCCCGCCCCGGTGACCGCATCCGCCTGCGCATCATCAACGCCGGCGGCGACACGGCCTTCCGGGTGGCGCTCGGCGGCCACGAGATGACGGTGACGCACACGGACGGCTTCCCGGTGGAGCACGCGAAGACGGACGCGCTGCTGCTCGGCATGGGCGAGCGCTATGACGTCCTGGTCACCGCCAAGGACGGCGCGTTCCCGCTGACCGCGGCGGCCGAGGGAAAGAAGGCGACAGCCCTGGCCGCCCTGCGCACGGGGGGCGGCGCAGCCCCCTCCCCCTCGACCCGCCCCCGGGAGCTGAAGGGCCGCCTCCTGACGGCGGACAAGCTGCGGGCGGCCCGCTCGGTGGCCCTCCCCTCCCGCAAGCCGGACCGCACGATCAGGATCCAACTGACCGGCGGCATGGCGAAGTACGACTGGGCCTTCGACAAGAAGCCCTATTCCCCGGACCGCCGCCACCCGGTCCGCGCGGGCGAGCGCGTCCGTCTGGTCTTCGCCAACTCGACGACGATGTGGCACCCGATCCATCTGCACGGCCACACGTTCACCCTGGCGAACACGCCGGACGGCCCCCGCAAGGACACCGCGATCCTGTTGCCGAACGGCACGCTGGCGGTGGACTTCGACGCCGACAACCCGGGCCTGTGGATGATCCACTGCCACAACGTCTATCACTCGGAGGCAGGAATGATGACGGTCCTGGGCTACCGCAACTGA
- a CDS encoding endonuclease/exonuclease/phosphatase family protein: MAQAYVTETGNGGSEPDRQGSRFRRLADGWRGDRGIWRRGLVTAAVAVLLTLVMLFHAQIPNGVGNLGSLIETFLPWLGVLIPVLLVVGFVRRSATALIAVLLPAVIWVSSFGGLISDKSGAGGDLTVATHNVNAENADPSGTARDVAASGADVVALEELTADAVPTYEKALAGTYKYHSVQGTVGLWSKYPLTGTGPVDIKLGWTRAMRTTVNSPKGEVAVYVAHLPSVRVKMDAGFTANQRDDSADALGEAIADEQVSKVVLLGDLNGTMNDRALNAVTSQMRSTQGAAGDGFGFSWPASFPMARIDQIMVKGVEPLSSWTLPETGSDHLPIAARVEL; this comes from the coding sequence ATGGCGCAGGCGTATGTGACGGAGACGGGCAACGGCGGCTCGGAACCTGACCGCCAGGGGTCTCGGTTCCGGCGCCTGGCCGACGGCTGGCGCGGGGACCGCGGCATCTGGCGGCGCGGACTCGTCACGGCCGCGGTCGCCGTGCTGCTCACCCTGGTGATGCTCTTCCACGCCCAGATCCCGAACGGCGTCGGCAACCTCGGCAGCCTCATCGAGACGTTCCTGCCCTGGCTCGGCGTCCTGATCCCGGTCCTGCTCGTCGTCGGCTTCGTCCGCAGGTCAGCCACCGCGCTGATCGCCGTGCTGCTGCCCGCGGTCATCTGGGTCAGCTCCTTCGGCGGTCTCATCAGCGACAAGTCCGGCGCCGGCGGCGACCTGACGGTGGCCACCCACAACGTGAACGCGGAGAACGCCGACCCCTCGGGCACCGCCCGTGACGTCGCCGCCTCCGGCGCCGACGTCGTGGCCCTGGAGGAACTCACGGCGGACGCCGTCCCGACGTACGAGAAGGCCCTGGCCGGCACGTACAAGTACCACTCGGTGCAGGGCACGGTCGGCCTGTGGAGCAAGTACCCCCTCACCGGTACGGGGCCCGTCGACATCAAGCTGGGCTGGACGCGCGCGATGCGCACGACCGTCAACAGCCCCAAGGGTGAGGTCGCCGTCTACGTCGCCCACCTGCCGTCGGTCCGGGTCAAGATGGACGCGGGCTTCACCGCCAACCAGCGGGACGACAGCGCCGACGCGCTCGGCGAGGCCATCGCCGACGAGCAGGTCTCCAAGGTCGTGCTGCTCGGCGACCTGAACGGCACGATGAACGACCGCGCCCTGAACGCCGTCACCTCGCAGATGCGCTCCACGCAGGGCGCGGCGGGCGACGGCTTCGGCTTCAGCTGGCCCGCGTCGTTCCCGATGGCGCGGATCGACCAGATCATGGTGAAGGGCGTCGAGCCGCTGTCGTCGTGGACGCTGCCGGAGACGGGCAGCGACCACCTGCCGATCGCGGCGCGCGTGGAGCTGTAG
- a CDS encoding DUF6153 family protein — translation MKRSAIGGRQLLLLAALLFGIVTMHTLGHPTGHPTGNSPGPATGHHSSSPARDNSATDRPTTNHSATDRPTTNHPTNHSATVRSTTDHSASQSSGIGMGGMDPLSVCLAVLAAFTLVLLLKAGLLRPGGFGVPARVPARLLDGLRPNPPPPRILLSHLSVLRI, via the coding sequence ATGAAGAGATCAGCGATCGGCGGCAGGCAGCTCCTGCTGCTCGCCGCGCTGCTCTTCGGCATCGTGACGATGCATACGCTGGGCCACCCGACCGGACACCCGACCGGGAACTCCCCCGGCCCCGCGACGGGCCACCACTCGTCGAGCCCTGCGAGGGATAACTCGGCAACGGATCGCCCGACAACGAACCACTCGGCGACGGATCGCCCGACGACGAACCACCCGACGAACCACTCGGCGACGGTTCGCTCGACGACAGATCACTCGGCAAGCCAGTCGTCCGGCATCGGCATGGGCGGCATGGACCCGCTCTCCGTCTGCCTGGCCGTCCTCGCCGCGTTCACCCTCGTACTGCTGCTCAAGGCGGGCCTGCTGCGGCCCGGCGGCTTCGGCGTCCCCGCCCGTGTGCCCGCCCGGTTGCTCGACGGGCTGCGGCCCAATCCGCCGCCGCCCCGCATACTCCTGTCCCACCTCTCGGTGCTGCGCATCTAG
- a CDS encoding NAD+ synthase, whose translation MPQLRLALNQIDSTVGDLAGNVEAIVHWTRHSAEQGAHLVAFPEMALTGYPVEDLALRSSFVDASREALRALAARLNDEGYGELPVVVGYLDRSEEAKPIFGQPPGAPRNAGAVLHRGEVVLKYSKHHLPNYGVFDEFRYFVPGETLPVVRVHGVDVALAICEDLWQDGGRVPATRTAGAGLLLSINASPYERNKDDQRLELVRKRAQEAGCTTAYLAMIGGQDELVFDGDSIVVDQGGEVIARAPQFAEGCIVLDLDLPAAAPEPPSGVVDDGLRVEHVTVSQEPLAAYEPELTGGYAERLDDEEEVYSALVVGLRAYTAKNGFSSVLIGLSGGIDSALTAAIACDALGAQNVYGVAMPSRYSSEHSISDAEDLAQRTGLNFRTVPIAPMFDAYMGSLGLTGLAEENLQSRLRGTMLMALSNQEGHIVLAPGNKSELAVGYSTLYGDSVGAYGPIKDVYKSLIFRLAEWRNRAAVDRGQTPPIPENSITKPPSAELRPDQVDTDSLPDYPVLDAILEMYVDRDQGADTIVAAGYDRELVVKTLRMVDTAEYKRRQYPPGTKISAKGFGKDRRLPITNRWREKSV comes from the coding sequence GTGCCTCAACTACGCCTCGCCCTGAATCAGATCGACTCGACCGTCGGCGATCTCGCCGGGAACGTCGAGGCGATCGTCCATTGGACCCGGCACTCCGCCGAGCAGGGAGCGCATCTCGTCGCGTTCCCCGAGATGGCGCTGACCGGCTATCCCGTCGAGGACCTCGCCCTGCGGTCGTCCTTCGTCGACGCCTCCCGGGAGGCGCTGCGCGCGCTCGCCGCGCGGCTGAACGACGAGGGGTACGGCGAGCTGCCGGTGGTCGTCGGCTATCTCGACCGCTCCGAGGAGGCCAAGCCGATCTTCGGCCAGCCCCCGGGGGCGCCGCGCAACGCGGGTGCGGTGCTGCATCGGGGCGAGGTCGTGCTCAAGTACTCCAAGCACCACCTCCCGAACTACGGGGTCTTCGACGAGTTCCGTTACTTCGTGCCGGGCGAGACGCTGCCGGTCGTGCGCGTGCACGGCGTCGACGTCGCGCTCGCCATCTGCGAGGACCTCTGGCAGGACGGCGGCCGCGTTCCCGCGACACGCACCGCGGGCGCGGGTCTGCTGCTCTCCATCAACGCGTCGCCGTACGAGCGGAACAAGGACGACCAGCGGCTCGAGCTCGTGCGCAAGCGCGCGCAGGAAGCCGGCTGCACCACCGCCTACCTCGCCATGATCGGCGGCCAGGACGAGCTCGTCTTCGACGGCGACTCGATCGTCGTCGACCAGGGCGGCGAAGTCATCGCGCGGGCGCCGCAGTTCGCCGAGGGGTGCATCGTCCTCGATCTCGATCTCCCGGCCGCCGCTCCCGAGCCGCCGTCGGGCGTCGTGGACGACGGGCTGCGCGTCGAGCACGTCACCGTCTCGCAGGAGCCCCTCGCCGCGTACGAGCCGGAACTCACCGGTGGGTACGCCGAGCGGCTCGACGACGAGGAAGAGGTGTACTCGGCGCTGGTCGTCGGGCTGCGTGCGTACACCGCGAAGAACGGTTTCAGCAGCGTCCTGATCGGCCTCTCCGGAGGCATCGACTCCGCCCTCACCGCCGCCATCGCCTGTGACGCGCTCGGCGCGCAGAACGTGTACGGCGTCGCTATGCCGTCGCGTTACTCCTCGGAGCACTCCATCAGTGACGCGGAGGACCTGGCCCAACGTACGGGGCTGAACTTCCGTACCGTGCCGATCGCCCCGATGTTCGACGCCTACATGGGGTCCCTGGGTCTCACCGGGCTCGCCGAGGAGAACCTCCAGTCGCGGCTGCGCGGCACGATGCTGATGGCCCTCTCCAACCAGGAGGGGCACATCGTCCTCGCCCCTGGCAACAAGTCCGAGCTCGCGGTGGGGTATTCGACGCTCTACGGCGACTCGGTGGGGGCGTACGGCCCGATCAAGGACGTGTACAAGTCCCTGATCTTCCGGCTCGCCGAGTGGCGCAACCGCGCTGCCGTCGACCGCGGCCAGACGCCGCCGATCCCCGAGAACTCCATCACCAAGCCGCCGAGCGCGGAGCTGCGGCCCGATCAGGTGGACACGGATTCGCTGCCGGACTATCCGGTCCTCGACGCGATCCTGGAGATGTACGTCGACCGCGACCAGGGCGCGGACACGATCGTCGCCGCCGGTTATGACCGGGAGCTGGTGGTGAAGACCCTGCGGATGGTGGACACCGCCGAGTACAAGCGGCGGCAGTACCCGCCGGGTACGAAGATCTCCGCGAAGGGGTTCGGCAAGGACCGCCGCCTTCCGATCACCAATCGGTGGCGGGAGAAGTCCGTCTGA
- a CDS encoding MFS transporter yields MPLALLALAVGAFGIGTTEFVMMGLLPNVADDLHISIPTAGHLVSAYALGVVIGAPLLAAVTARMPRRRVLIGLMVLFVAGNALSAAAPDYHWLMAARFLSGLPHGAFFGVGAVVATGLVAPERKARSVSLMFLGLTVANIVGVPVATAMGQQLGWRATFLAVSAIGIAAIAALALLVPADHGHGESGGLRGELRALRSVPVWLALGTTVAGFGALFSAYSYVTPMLTDAAGYAESSVTLLLALFGVGATAGNLLGGRLADHSLRGTLFGGLTALVVVLALFPVLMGTAWSAALAVTLLGMAAFTTGSPLQLMVMEKASAAPSLASSANQAAFNLANAGGAWVGGLALAAGFGVTSPAVTGAALAVLGLGVAGVAYLVDLRSPAPVPAAGNERLVASGEPVREASRR; encoded by the coding sequence ATGCCCCTGGCCCTGCTCGCCCTCGCCGTGGGCGCCTTCGGCATCGGCACGACCGAGTTCGTGATGATGGGCCTGCTGCCCAACGTCGCGGACGACCTGCACATATCCATCCCCACCGCGGGACACCTGGTCTCGGCGTACGCCCTCGGTGTCGTCATCGGCGCACCGCTGCTCGCCGCGGTCACCGCGCGCATGCCGCGCCGCCGCGTCCTCATCGGCCTGATGGTGCTCTTCGTCGCGGGCAACGCGCTGTCGGCCGCTGCCCCCGACTACCACTGGCTGATGGCCGCCCGCTTCCTCAGCGGCCTGCCGCACGGTGCGTTCTTCGGCGTCGGCGCGGTGGTCGCCACCGGTCTGGTGGCCCCCGAGCGCAAGGCCCGCTCGGTCTCGCTCATGTTCCTCGGCCTGACCGTCGCCAACATCGTGGGCGTGCCCGTCGCCACCGCGATGGGACAGCAGCTCGGCTGGCGCGCGACGTTCCTCGCGGTCAGCGCGATCGGCATCGCCGCCATCGCCGCGCTCGCCCTCCTCGTCCCCGCCGACCACGGCCACGGCGAGAGCGGCGGCCTGCGCGGGGAGCTCCGCGCCCTGCGCAGCGTCCCGGTGTGGCTCGCCCTCGGCACGACCGTGGCGGGCTTCGGCGCGCTGTTCTCCGCGTACAGCTATGTGACCCCGATGCTGACCGACGCCGCGGGCTACGCCGAATCCAGCGTTACGTTGCTTCTGGCGCTGTTCGGTGTCGGCGCCACGGCGGGCAACCTCCTCGGCGGCCGGCTCGCCGACCACTCCCTGCGGGGCACGCTTTTTGGCGGCCTAACCGCACTGGTCGTGGTCCTCGCCCTGTTCCCGGTCCTCATGGGAACGGCGTGGAGCGCGGCGCTCGCGGTGACGCTGCTCGGCATGGCGGCGTTCACCACGGGCTCGCCCCTGCAGCTGATGGTCATGGAGAAGGCATCGGCGGCCCCGTCCCTCGCCTCCTCCGCGAACCAGGCCGCGTTCAACCTCGCCAACGCGGGAGGCGCGTGGGTCGGCGGCCTCGCGCTGGCCGCGGGCTTCGGGGTCACCTCACCGGCGGTCACCGGCGCGGCCCTCGCCGTGCTGGGCCTCGGAGTGGCGGGCGTGGCGTATCTGGTGGACCTGCGGTCGCCCGCGCCCGTGCCCGCGGCGGGCAACGAGCGGCTCGTGGCTTCGGGGGAGCCGGTGCGGGAGGCCTCCCGGAGGTGA
- a CDS encoding TetR/AcrR family transcriptional regulator has translation MGHSAKGVRGRPRSEAVERSIVEGVLKLIEDGVPLADLSIERIARTAGVGKATIYRRWSGKEELFVEILRGIDDPPPELPGESMRGDLIVCLEHLRRRGVNLRSSALLHNVFAQMKSLPKLWQAYHATVIEPQRRVLREVLRRGVENGELRDDVDIVLANDLFVGPMLVRTVLRSDAPLDEGLAERIVDSVLAGLRPTG, from the coding sequence GTGGGCCACAGCGCCAAAGGCGTCCGGGGACGCCCCCGCAGCGAGGCCGTGGAGCGGTCGATCGTCGAGGGCGTCCTGAAGCTGATCGAGGACGGCGTGCCGCTCGCCGACCTCTCCATCGAACGGATCGCCCGCACGGCGGGTGTCGGCAAGGCCACCATCTACCGCCGCTGGAGCGGCAAGGAGGAGCTCTTCGTCGAGATCCTGCGCGGCATCGACGACCCCCCTCCCGAGTTGCCCGGGGAGTCCATGCGCGGCGACCTCATCGTCTGCCTGGAACATCTGCGCAGGCGCGGCGTGAACCTGCGCTCCTCCGCGCTGCTGCACAACGTGTTCGCGCAGATGAAGAGCCTGCCGAAGCTGTGGCAGGCGTATCACGCGACCGTCATCGAACCCCAGCGTCGCGTCCTGCGCGAGGTGCTGCGCCGGGGCGTGGAGAACGGCGAACTGCGCGACGACGTCGACATCGTCCTCGCCAACGACCTCTTCGTCGGCCCCATGCTCGTCCGCACCGTCCTGCGCTCCGACGCGCCGCTCGACGAGGGTCTCGCCGAGCGGATCGTGGACAGCGTGCTCGCCGGACTGCGGCCCACGGGGTGA